One Zestosphaera sp. genomic region harbors:
- a CDS encoding Na+/H+ antiporter subunit E, producing the protein MDYVGKVVGVFFPVFVVYVIFSGSTSLYDVTTGVVVALVTSVITANLTVKDPRKLLQPQRLAWLITYAFRYFFVDEVKAHVDVMKRILHPRMPINPGIVKIPYDVASDYSMLTIANSITNTPGTVVVEVDRSKKVFYVHWIDTTTTEPGEARRQVSEVFERFARVIFD; encoded by the coding sequence ATGGATTACGTAGGTAAGGTGGTTGGGGTCTTCTTCCCGGTCTTCGTGGTCTACGTGATCTTCTCGGGTTCCACGTCGCTGTATGACGTAACTACTGGGGTGGTAGTAGCTCTAGTTACGTCTGTGATAACCGCCAACTTGACTGTGAAGGATCCCCGCAAACTGCTTCAGCCACAGAGGCTTGCATGGCTTATTACGTACGCATTCAGGTACTTCTTCGTGGATGAGGTGAAGGCTCACGTGGATGTGATGAAGCGAATACTCCACCCGAGGATGCCCATAAACCCCGGCATCGTCAAGATCCCCTACGATGTAGCTAGCGACTATTCCATGCTCACCATAGCTAACTCGATAACAAACACCCCTGGCACTGTCGTTGTGGAGGTTGACCGGAGTAAGAAGGTGTTCTATGTACACTGGATAGACACCACTACGACAGAACCGGGCGAAGCAAGGAGACAGGTCTCGGAGGTTTTTGAGAGGTTCGCTCGGGTGATATTCGACTGA
- a CDS encoding proton-conducting transporter membrane subunit: protein MNVLSVGMLVPSLIGLAFVLPLLGMLVKNVRFFHIYASLASLYALITATYNFHLVLEGGVKAYPFGGWWPPMGISYEVDYVNALLALLTTSVMFLITVYSAWYVRDLKAAPYYYTLLLGLEVGMLGCIYTGDAFNLFVMLEVMSISAYALVGFYRSKPEAVEAAIKYGLFGAVATTLYFIGLVFIYASFGTLNMADLINKVTFGYNTASGPYYGQVYAATAVALALSLWTFTFKSAIFPNHFWLPDAHPEAPTPVSAALSGLVVNVGVYAVFRFMYTIFNPYSAVVGLRDMMLLTTLVLGIASGFVGAFMMAVQDDIKRLLAYSTVSHLGLVLAGLSIGMTTVAAPGTPAYIDGLSGALYHLINHSLGKSLLFLASGVVIFMAGGSRRLDELGGLVRRNPLLAFVLMVGVLQLLGVPPFGGFFSKYLLYSSFMEAGMPYIAVLINAISAVSLLGYVRLLYAVLFKTSKVQDLPKVGLIPIAVLLTLAAACIATGLLSGVLIDWLQTVVNGATSLQGIYNYWIQGYYLFWGG from the coding sequence GTGAACGTCCTGAGCGTGGGTATGCTGGTTCCGTCCCTCATAGGGCTTGCATTCGTACTTCCACTCCTAGGAATGTTAGTTAAGAACGTCAGATTCTTCCACATCTACGCGTCGCTTGCGTCGCTTTACGCGTTGATCACTGCTACATACAATTTCCACCTAGTCCTTGAGGGAGGTGTTAAGGCGTATCCGTTCGGCGGCTGGTGGCCTCCGATGGGGATAAGCTATGAGGTCGATTACGTGAACGCACTCCTGGCACTTCTCACCACCTCGGTGATGTTCTTGATAACTGTCTACAGTGCCTGGTACGTCAGAGACCTTAAGGCCGCACCCTACTATTACACATTACTCCTAGGTCTGGAGGTGGGGATGCTGGGGTGCATATACACTGGCGACGCGTTCAACCTGTTCGTAATGCTCGAGGTCATGTCTATAAGTGCGTACGCGTTAGTAGGGTTCTACAGGAGCAAGCCCGAGGCCGTTGAGGCGGCCATCAAGTACGGACTCTTCGGTGCTGTAGCAACCACCCTCTACTTTATAGGACTTGTATTCATCTACGCGTCTTTCGGAACACTCAACATGGCGGATCTCATTAATAAAGTGACGTTCGGCTACAACACAGCTTCAGGACCATATTATGGCCAGGTCTATGCCGCCACCGCAGTGGCTCTAGCACTCTCACTCTGGACCTTCACATTTAAGTCAGCGATATTCCCCAACCACTTCTGGTTGCCTGATGCGCACCCGGAAGCTCCCACACCAGTCTCGGCAGCTCTCTCAGGACTTGTGGTTAACGTGGGGGTCTATGCGGTCTTCAGATTCATGTACACTATATTTAACCCTTACTCGGCGGTAGTGGGCTTGAGGGACATGATGTTACTGACCACCCTAGTCTTGGGGATCGCATCGGGGTTTGTAGGGGCATTTATGATGGCGGTCCAAGACGATATAAAGAGACTGCTAGCCTACTCAACCGTCAGCCACCTAGGGTTAGTGCTCGCAGGACTCTCAATAGGGATGACCACTGTAGCCGCTCCCGGCACACCGGCCTACATTGACGGGCTTTCAGGTGCCCTCTATCACCTCATAAATCACAGTTTAGGTAAGTCCCTCCTCTTCCTCGCCTCCGGCGTTGTCATATTCATGGCTGGGGGCAGCAGGAGGCTTGATGAACTCGGAGGTCTTGTGAGGAGGAATCCGTTGCTGGCATTCGTCCTGATGGTAGGGGTATTGCAGTTACTTGGGGTTCCACCCTTCGGCGGCTTCTTCAGTAAGTATCTCCTCTACTCATCTTTCATGGAGGCTGGGATGCCCTACATAGCGGTCCTCATCAACGCTATCTCGGCAGTCTCGCTACTAGGTTACGTAAGGCTACTTTACGCTGTACTCTTCAAGACGTCTAAAGTTCAGGACCTTCCCAAGGTTGGCCTAATACCGATTGCTGTCCTCCTGACACTTGCAGCCGCGTGCATAGCCACTGGACTCCTCTCAGGAGTTCTGATTGACTGGCTTCAGACGGTAGTCAACGGGGCTACTTCCCTGCAGGGCATCTACAACTACTGGATTCAGGGATACTATTTATTCTGGGGTGGGTGA
- a CDS encoding ATP-binding cassette domain-containing protein, with translation MSVTIKTENVRALDGVTFEVFKKEVFGILGPDGAGKTTLVKILIGRIRPTSGRAVVLGYDASVDAPRIKGLIGVCPQETAVYNYLRGWENIELFGNLYILNKEVVRARGGGLVNEMGLEHDIGRKVAKYSGGMRRRLSLILALMHDPEVVFLDEPTVGMNPQSRRAVWNLVMELRNAGKTVLLTTHYMEEAEELCDRVGVIDYGKIIALNTPGELISEHGVRNLEEVFIALTGRRIREEI, from the coding sequence ATGAGTGTGACGATAAAAACAGAAAACGTCAGGGCATTAGATGGGGTCACATTTGAGGTCTTTAAGAAGGAGGTCTTCGGGATCCTAGGACCGGATGGTGCCGGTAAGACCACACTCGTGAAAATCCTTATAGGACGCATAAGACCTACGAGCGGGCGGGCTGTAGTGCTTGGGTATGACGCGAGCGTTGATGCTCCCAGAATTAAGGGACTGATAGGAGTATGTCCGCAGGAGACCGCAGTCTATAATTACCTGAGAGGCTGGGAAAACATTGAACTCTTCGGCAATCTTTACATACTCAATAAGGAGGTCGTTAGGGCTAGAGGCGGAGGGCTTGTCAATGAAATGGGTCTCGAGCACGACATCGGGAGGAAGGTCGCTAAGTATAGCGGTGGTATGAGAAGGAGGTTGAGCCTGATCCTCGCTTTAATGCATGATCCGGAGGTGGTGTTTTTGGACGAACCCACAGTTGGTATGAATCCCCAGTCCCGCCGCGCAGTGTGGAACCTAGTGATGGAGTTAAGGAATGCCGGGAAGACAGTGCTTCTAACGACTCACTACATGGAGGAGGCTGAAGAACTTTGTGATCGCGTGGGGGTGATTGATTACGGGAAGATTATTGCATTGAACACTCCGGGAGAACTCATAAGCGAACATGGCGTGAGGAATCTTGAGGAGGTCTTCATAGCGTTGACGGGAAGGAGGATAAGGGAGGAGATTTAA
- a CDS encoding Na(+)/H(+) antiporter subunit B codes for MRIRKILPLLSLSILILTLSLAFTSGALGYYFPLPGVRMLASWYLYTTLNPQFPEFSAMSPEAVTAIVWDYRGLDTLFETAVFFLAIVGALALMRGISLKSVVENNTATVEVEGNGLSPIVKTASRPLTPLIIAVSASIALHGHLTPGGGFQGGSAAAVAPLLLLVIFSVYFLVKRGISEKPMLVLRTVGLLGIYVTAFLAVIAGLVLGVNAYVFQNQPKFDAPVGVPAYVFNTLLSGTLFLFNLFEYLAVAGGFTLVFILLSIPEEIARSVLGGEEYE; via the coding sequence ATGAGGATTAGGAAGATACTCCCACTACTCAGTCTCTCGATTCTGATCCTCACGCTCTCGCTTGCATTTACCTCAGGCGCTCTTGGGTACTACTTCCCACTTCCCGGCGTCAGGATGCTGGCGTCCTGGTACCTCTACACGACGCTCAACCCACAGTTCCCGGAGTTTAGTGCTATGAGCCCTGAGGCAGTCACTGCAATAGTCTGGGACTATAGAGGGCTTGACACGTTGTTCGAAACAGCGGTGTTCTTCCTTGCAATAGTGGGCGCCCTCGCCCTGATGAGGGGGATCTCCCTCAAGAGCGTCGTTGAGAATAACACAGCTACCGTTGAGGTAGAGGGCAACGGGCTGAGCCCGATAGTCAAGACGGCGTCCAGACCGCTGACCCCGCTCATAATAGCGGTCAGTGCTTCTATAGCGCTCCACGGCCACCTGACGCCCGGCGGAGGCTTCCAGGGAGGTTCTGCAGCGGCTGTGGCGCCCCTGCTACTCTTAGTGATCTTCTCCGTCTACTTCCTCGTGAAGAGAGGCATATCGGAGAAGCCCATGCTGGTTTTGAGGACTGTTGGGTTGCTGGGAATATACGTCACAGCGTTTCTGGCTGTGATCGCTGGCCTAGTTCTCGGCGTCAACGCTTACGTCTTTCAGAATCAACCGAAGTTTGACGCACCAGTCGGGGTGCCTGCCTACGTCTTCAACACACTTTTAAGTGGAACTCTCTTCCTATTTAACCTCTTCGAGTATCTGGCGGTGGCCGGGGGCTTTACCCTGGTCTTCATACTACTCTCAATACCTGAAGAGATTGCTAGGAGTGTATTGGGTGGTGAGGAGTATGAGTGA
- a CDS encoding NADH-quinone oxidoreductase subunit C, protein MSLNLSELLKDLITSSYVMRPNRVVLEVDSGSVRDLLTRLVSTVGEDSLYIATIEGTDLPEKGLIRLDYFINVFKHDLYVVVRTYLPRERPVIQTLIDLMPGALAGELEAHDLLGVLFEGNAYMRRSFFIPEDVSSKGIYPLRKDSGV, encoded by the coding sequence GTGAGTCTGAATCTAAGTGAGTTGTTGAAGGACCTCATCACGTCGTCTTACGTGATGAGGCCCAATAGGGTGGTGCTGGAGGTCGACTCGGGCAGTGTTAGGGATTTACTCACCAGACTTGTTAGTACGGTGGGTGAGGACTCGCTGTATATTGCGACTATTGAGGGGACTGACCTCCCTGAGAAGGGCCTGATAAGACTAGACTACTTCATAAATGTGTTCAAACACGACCTCTACGTAGTAGTCAGGACTTACCTGCCTAGGGAGAGGCCGGTGATCCAGACCCTCATCGACTTGATGCCGGGAGCGCTGGCCGGCGAGCTGGAGGCCCACGATCTCCTGGGAGTGCTCTTTGAGGGTAATGCATACATGAGGAGGTCTTTCTTCATCCCCGAGGACGTCTCGTCTAAGGGGATCTACCCGCTAAGGAAGGACTCGGGTGTCTAG
- a CDS encoding 4Fe-4S binding protein, whose amino-acid sequence MRPALLKEIVRGIFSRPVTIQYPKEQTIIEPDFRGRQYADLRKCVGCSLCAVECPSNAITMTKIPDGYEVPKTNARKIYPVINYFKCVFCYRCVTVCPTNAYTVSNDYRLASPAPTDSSNLSLSTTPKAGGV is encoded by the coding sequence GTGAGGCCTGCCCTACTTAAAGAGATAGTTAGAGGCATCTTCAGCAGGCCTGTGACCATTCAATACCCAAAGGAGCAGACGATCATAGAGCCTGACTTTAGAGGGAGGCAGTACGCTGACCTGAGGAAGTGTGTGGGTTGCTCCCTCTGTGCTGTGGAGTGCCCCTCCAACGCGATAACCATGACGAAAATACCTGATGGATATGAGGTCCCGAAGACGAACGCGAGGAAGATCTATCCTGTGATCAACTACTTTAAATGCGTTTTTTGCTACAGGTGTGTGACCGTGTGTCCCACAAATGCTTACACAGTTAGCAATGATTACAGGCTAGCGTCGCCAGCCCCGACGGATTCAAGTAATCTCTCACTAAGCACAACGCCTAAAGCGGGTGGCGTGTAA
- a CDS encoding hydrogenase maturation protease, giving the protein MLHSASGAPLKGLVCSDYFFLCIGTELRRDDAAGLRFCDILESGGFPKERLVKCEFGLENCASVVEEALVRKAVLVDAMISLKGEDENVDYILTDLKSVDDERMFLVTTHSIPVKFVVEVLRSEGLLRDVLVLGIVARDLSLGEGLSERVQEVVEGLARMVLDLWRECSEAGRDAESGSR; this is encoded by the coding sequence GTGTTGCACAGCGCTTCTGGAGCTCCTCTTAAGGGCCTGGTATGCAGTGATTACTTCTTTCTCTGCATAGGGACTGAGTTGAGGAGGGATGATGCTGCCGGTCTACGTTTCTGCGACATTCTTGAGTCAGGCGGGTTCCCTAAGGAAAGGCTCGTAAAGTGTGAGTTCGGTCTTGAGAATTGCGCGTCAGTTGTTGAGGAGGCGCTGGTCAGGAAGGCGGTCTTAGTCGATGCCATGATATCTCTCAAGGGGGAGGACGAGAACGTTGACTACATACTTACGGACTTGAAGTCAGTCGACGATGAGAGAATGTTCCTAGTCACAACGCACTCTATCCCCGTTAAGTTCGTAGTAGAGGTGCTGAGGAGTGAAGGATTACTGAGGGATGTTCTTGTCCTGGGCATTGTAGCGAGGGATCTTAGTCTGGGTGAGGGGCTGAGTGAGAGGGTTCAGGAGGTGGTGGAGGGCCTCGCTAGGATGGTTCTTGATCTGTGGAGGGAATGTTCTGAGGCAGGCCGTGATGCCGAGAGCGGGTCACGCTAA
- the mnhG gene encoding monovalent cation/H(+) antiporter subunit G: MVEDILNQVLMMFGTVMIVVGAVADLIASVGLLRFPNFFVRLHAATVGTIWGAFVPLVGVALFAAGYTDLGQYRWFVAGGSAVTASLILLLGPVGSHALARAAYKSRAAVPQPIIHDALGEKLKEDEEK; encoded by the coding sequence ATGGTCGAGGACATCCTTAATCAGGTCCTCATGATGTTTGGGACCGTGATGATCGTAGTGGGAGCTGTTGCTGACTTAATAGCCTCCGTAGGATTGCTTAGATTTCCTAACTTCTTCGTCAGACTCCACGCGGCGACCGTCGGGACTATATGGGGGGCTTTCGTCCCTCTCGTCGGCGTCGCTCTCTTCGCTGCCGGCTATACTGACTTAGGTCAGTATAGGTGGTTTGTGGCTGGGGGTTCTGCCGTAACGGCATCCCTCATACTGCTCTTAGGTCCTGTAGGGTCCCACGCCCTCGCCAGAGCAGCCTATAAGTCGAGGGCTGCTGTACCCCAACCAATAATTCACGACGCCTTGGGCGAGAAACTCAAGGAGGATGAGGAGAAGTGA
- a CDS encoding sodium:proton antiporter, with protein MSDLNTFLFNVFLFSIIINTGLSLYGVFVRPSLIKKVIALTIFSDSANVLAIAVGYRGWPSPDKPPVPPVVTVSEPTPSELLRFLDVAVDPLPQALVLTAIVIGLAVTLFLVFLTLQIYRLYGTTDMRKVARLKG; from the coding sequence ATGAGTGACTTGAATACATTCCTCTTCAACGTATTTCTCTTCAGCATAATAATAAACACAGGACTATCGCTCTACGGGGTCTTCGTCAGACCTAGCCTGATCAAGAAGGTGATAGCCCTGACCATATTCTCCGACAGCGCGAACGTGCTAGCGATAGCTGTAGGCTACAGAGGATGGCCGTCGCCGGATAAGCCGCCCGTACCCCCCGTCGTCACTGTGAGTGAGCCCACGCCGAGCGAGCTCCTGAGGTTTCTGGACGTGGCTGTAGACCCTCTCCCTCAAGCTCTGGTGTTGACGGCTATAGTCATAGGCCTTGCGGTCACGTTATTCCTAGTATTCCTAACCCTACAGATCTACAGACTCTACGGAACCACCGACATGAGGAAGGTGGCGAGGCTTAAGGGGTGA
- a CDS encoding NADH-quinone oxidoreductase subunit B family protein yields the protein MERVKIVKYSPWLVHFNTGACNGCDIEVLASITPHYDPERFGVKLAPSVRHGDVLVVTGAVTKKAAERLKRLYEQMPEPKFVVAVGACASSGGVFSGSYPVVGGADKVVKVDMYVPGCPPRPEAILDGVLKLLRKLNDGDGSESESK from the coding sequence ATGGAGCGGGTAAAAATAGTTAAGTACTCGCCTTGGCTAGTGCACTTCAATACCGGTGCATGTAACGGATGCGATATCGAGGTCCTTGCATCAATAACCCCGCACTACGACCCTGAGAGGTTCGGCGTCAAGCTAGCGCCGTCCGTGAGGCACGGCGACGTGTTGGTTGTAACGGGTGCCGTGACTAAGAAAGCTGCTGAGAGGTTGAAGAGGCTCTACGAACAGATGCCTGAGCCTAAGTTCGTTGTGGCTGTGGGGGCATGCGCCTCCTCCGGTGGGGTTTTCTCCGGCTCATACCCCGTCGTTGGCGGGGCTGACAAAGTCGTTAAGGTCGACATGTACGTGCCTGGATGCCCGCCCAGGCCGGAGGCGATACTTGACGGCGTCCTCAAGCTTCTGAGGAAGCTGAATGATGGTGATGGCAGTGAGTCTGAATCTAAGTGA
- a CDS encoding monovalent cation/H+ antiporter complex subunit F has product MDVEILVSAILYSIPVYLTAFTLYAVRAVKGPTIPDAVLAIDSMSYELAAFIAVLSVLFKSSVLIAVAIVLALWVFALDIYVAKYLESREMGE; this is encoded by the coding sequence ATGGACGTCGAGATCCTGGTTAGTGCGATCCTCTACTCGATACCGGTCTACCTGACGGCATTCACCCTCTATGCTGTGAGGGCCGTCAAGGGACCCACCATACCTGATGCCGTGTTGGCTATAGACTCTATGAGCTATGAGTTAGCGGCCTTCATAGCTGTGCTGAGTGTGCTATTCAAATCTTCTGTGTTGATTGCGGTGGCTATAGTTCTCGCGCTGTGGGTGTTCGCTCTGGACATTTACGTAGCTAAATATCTGGAGTCGAGGGAGATGGGTGAGTAG
- a CDS encoding complex I subunit 1 family protein: MDVTTILVLLVEVLLFPGLLGLWVMSMFSEWWVRKLFARSQRRMGPSYVGPIGVLQPFADFIKLLLVKTEPNYKYGSISVARAFGCLGLGAVVASLLLLPIAPLSIAAKFDVILLVYLLGVWVAISELVMATSLLNPFAVKGVSRLTTILAVAEPAFFTAVLTPAYLSHRVAEPAFSVKAAVDAAWGLWTNPLTAVPMFLATVAALIALQSKLMLPPFNIPEAEQELIAGVATEFSGPLLAIFNFLHDADLYALSLVVTYLLLGGPHPFIGNPVAGIVAVVIKYLAVLTIITLIKSSFGRFRVEQGVKTLVRYALLPAVLAIVISTVLNQLMLA, from the coding sequence GTGGATGTGACAACTATTTTAGTGCTTCTGGTGGAGGTCCTGCTGTTCCCCGGTCTCCTGGGGCTGTGGGTTATGTCCATGTTTAGTGAGTGGTGGGTCAGAAAACTGTTCGCCAGATCTCAGAGGAGGATGGGGCCCTCCTATGTGGGCCCTATCGGAGTCCTGCAGCCCTTCGCGGACTTCATTAAACTCCTACTAGTTAAGACAGAGCCTAACTATAAGTATGGTAGCATCTCAGTAGCCCGTGCCTTCGGTTGCCTGGGGTTGGGAGCGGTGGTGGCCTCACTCCTCCTACTACCTATAGCCCCGCTCAGCATAGCAGCTAAATTCGACGTGATACTCCTGGTCTACCTTTTGGGCGTGTGGGTTGCGATCTCAGAACTCGTGATGGCTACGTCGTTGCTGAATCCCTTCGCAGTCAAGGGGGTCTCAAGACTCACAACCATACTTGCAGTTGCTGAACCCGCCTTCTTCACCGCTGTCCTGACGCCTGCCTATCTCTCTCACCGGGTGGCAGAGCCCGCCTTCTCGGTCAAGGCTGCGGTGGATGCAGCATGGGGGTTATGGACTAACCCGCTGACAGCGGTCCCGATGTTCCTGGCTACGGTGGCTGCCCTAATAGCTCTCCAGTCAAAGCTCATGCTACCGCCGTTCAACATACCTGAGGCCGAGCAGGAGCTGATAGCAGGCGTTGCAACAGAGTTCAGCGGCCCGCTCCTCGCAATATTCAACTTCCTCCACGACGCCGACCTTTACGCATTATCTCTAGTGGTTACGTACCTCCTCCTTGGAGGACCACACCCCTTCATCGGGAATCCAGTCGCAGGAATCGTTGCGGTCGTGATCAAGTACCTCGCAGTCCTCACCATCATAACGCTGATCAAGTCATCCTTCGGGAGGTTCAGAGTGGAGCAGGGAGTGAAGACTCTAGTCAGGTATGCGTTGCTCCCAGCAGTGCTAGCCATAGTCATTTCGACAGTCTTGAATCAGTTAATGTTAGCGTGA
- a CDS encoding nickel-dependent hydrogenase large subunit encodes MGEVTHVVEIPLTVEIPVGPQHPALHEPLLLKLHADGERVVKVDVITGYNHRGIEKLAEKNSFYRDIFIVGRVCGICNTVHANCYVRALEQILDVDPPPRAKYLRVLAMELERIHSHMLILAIAAELAGYETLFMYVMKDREPVMKAKEMLTGQRVLADYMMVGGVRRDVDEVKISRIMDVVSRVEERVKYYHRVFQEDATINKRLRDVGRIKPRDIVAHSLVGPIARGSGVRTDIRAQDRYDAYGEIPFNVITEDYGDSYARAMVRFGELYESINMVKYILTHLPQGNPVPDEKKLPRRFPAGETYTAVEAPRGELTYYVSSSGGDKPYRVKIRTPSLNNLVNSAFAYIDQMIADVPIILGSFDPCISCMERAVVTNLRSGVRYSIPLKKLGGASE; translated from the coding sequence ATGGGTGAGGTAACTCACGTGGTGGAGATACCGCTGACTGTTGAGATACCTGTGGGACCTCAGCATCCCGCACTTCACGAGCCGTTGCTCCTCAAGCTCCACGCTGACGGAGAGAGGGTAGTTAAGGTTGATGTGATAACAGGCTATAACCACCGTGGAATTGAGAAGCTTGCCGAGAAGAACTCATTCTACAGGGATATATTCATAGTTGGCCGTGTGTGCGGCATATGTAACACGGTTCACGCCAACTGCTACGTCAGGGCCCTGGAGCAGATCCTCGACGTGGATCCGCCGCCCAGAGCAAAGTACCTAAGGGTCCTGGCGATGGAGCTTGAGAGGATACACAGTCACATGCTCATACTAGCGATCGCAGCCGAGCTGGCGGGGTACGAGACGCTCTTCATGTACGTGATGAAGGACAGGGAGCCTGTCATGAAGGCTAAGGAGATGCTTACTGGGCAGAGGGTTCTGGCGGATTACATGATGGTTGGCGGGGTTAGAAGAGATGTCGATGAAGTGAAGATCTCAAGGATAATGGACGTGGTGTCGAGGGTGGAGGAGAGGGTCAAGTACTATCACAGAGTCTTCCAGGAGGACGCGACCATTAACAAGAGGTTGAGGGATGTGGGGAGGATAAAGCCGCGGGACATAGTCGCGCACTCGCTAGTAGGCCCGATAGCCAGAGGCTCTGGGGTGAGGACCGACATCAGGGCGCAGGACAGGTACGACGCTTACGGGGAAATACCGTTCAACGTCATAACCGAGGACTACGGGGATAGTTATGCAAGGGCGATGGTCAGGTTTGGAGAGCTCTATGAGTCGATAAACATGGTCAAGTACATCCTGACTCACCTACCTCAAGGCAATCCCGTCCCAGACGAGAAGAAGCTTCCCAGAAGATTCCCAGCTGGGGAGACCTACACGGCTGTGGAGGCCCCCCGAGGTGAGCTGACCTACTACGTGAGTAGCTCAGGTGGTGACAAGCCCTACAGAGTGAAGATAAGGACCCCTTCACTCAACAACTTGGTTAACTCGGCCTTCGCCTACATTGATCAAATGATCGCCGACGTCCCTATAATTCTAGGGAGCTTTGATCCATGCATATCTTGCATGGAGAGGGCAGTAGTTACGAATCTTAGAAGCGGGGTGAGGTATTCAATACCCCTTAAGAAGCTTGGAGGTGCGAGTGAGTGA
- a CDS encoding hydrogenase subunit MbhD domain-containing protein, whose amino-acid sequence MIELSTLTYLFMAVTGVISMIATYLAVLEKDLVKAVVYSALQSTAYTLLFYLLMAPDISLVYIPVAVGLYPAVILFLIKKTERMEGDEK is encoded by the coding sequence GTGATAGAGCTGAGCACCCTGACCTACCTCTTTATGGCTGTAACGGGCGTAATCTCCATGATCGCGACCTATCTGGCTGTCTTGGAGAAAGACCTGGTTAAGGCGGTTGTCTATTCAGCGTTGCAAAGCACGGCATATACTCTACTCTTCTACCTACTCATGGCACCAGACATATCGCTTGTCTACATCCCGGTTGCGGTTGGGCTGTACCCGGCTGTCATTCTTTTCCTAATAAAGAAGACGGAGAGGATGGAGGGTGATGAGAAATGA